In Deltaproteobacteria bacterium, a genomic segment contains:
- a CDS encoding AMP-binding protein, with product MGRARYLLRVLPRPARASAGHRPCAAGAKAITLPRSLGEPRVSAPTAVPAFTTPPPTVRDLWRARRDDAREGLRFEDEAYTWREMDQAARDRAALLLALRTPGVPFHVGVLLDNVPEYSFLLAAAAYAGATVVGINPTRRGAELERDIAHTDCQLLVTEARYAALLGGLALPMGAERRFEVESPRWREAVAKFAGSPEPQVELNPLAPYLLIFTSGTTGQPKAAICSQLRLGGIARTICAMRGITPDDVSYQVMPMFHSNALMAGWAPAVHAGATIVLRRKFSASGFLADVRKHGVTYFNYVGKPLTYVLATPEQPDDAATTLRLAFGNEAADHDLERFAKRFGCTVIDAYGSTEGAVSIARVPNMPAGALGVGIPGTVILSSETGAETAVARFDAAGKLLNADEAIGEIANVQSAVTFEGYYKNDEANAARVRNKIYWTGDLGYRDEQGFIYFAGRDFDWLRVDGENFAAAPVERILTRHPDIALAAVYGVPDEEVGDALMAALILRPGAAFDPEAFSAFLAQQPDLGTKQAPRYVRVASELPQTQTNKILKRELRKQRWECADPVWLRTKSGYRALTSADVAAIRERFEARGRANVLDA from the coding sequence ATGGGGCGAGCACGGTACCTGCTGAGAGTCTTGCCGCGACCAGCGCGAGCATCCGCGGGACATCGGCCGTGCGCGGCGGGTGCAAAAGCCATTACGTTGCCGCGCTCGCTCGGAGAACCTCGCGTGTCCGCACCCACCGCAGTGCCCGCCTTCACGACTCCCCCGCCCACGGTGCGCGATCTCTGGCGCGCGCGGCGCGATGACGCGCGCGAGGGCTTGCGCTTCGAGGACGAGGCCTATACGTGGCGCGAGATGGACCAAGCCGCGCGCGACCGCGCGGCGCTGCTGCTCGCGCTGCGCACGCCGGGCGTGCCGTTTCACGTGGGCGTGCTGCTCGACAACGTGCCGGAGTATTCGTTTCTGCTCGCGGCAGCCGCCTATGCGGGCGCGACCGTCGTCGGCATCAACCCGACGCGCCGTGGCGCCGAGCTCGAGCGCGACATCGCGCACACGGACTGCCAGCTGCTCGTGACGGAGGCTCGCTACGCCGCGCTGCTGGGTGGCCTCGCGCTGCCGATGGGCGCCGAGCGCCGCTTCGAGGTCGAGTCGCCGCGCTGGCGCGAGGCGGTCGCGAAGTTCGCGGGCTCGCCCGAGCCGCAAGTCGAGCTGAATCCGCTCGCGCCGTACCTGCTGATCTTCACCTCGGGCACCACCGGCCAGCCGAAGGCCGCGATCTGCTCGCAGCTGCGGCTCGGCGGCATCGCGCGCACGATCTGCGCGATGCGCGGCATCACGCCGGACGACGTGAGTTATCAGGTGATGCCGATGTTCCACTCGAATGCGCTGATGGCGGGCTGGGCGCCGGCCGTGCACGCGGGCGCGACGATCGTGCTGCGGCGCAAGTTCTCGGCCTCGGGGTTTCTCGCCGACGTGCGCAAGCACGGCGTCACCTACTTCAACTACGTCGGCAAGCCGCTCACGTACGTGCTCGCGACGCCCGAGCAGCCGGACGACGCCGCCACCACGCTGCGCCTCGCCTTCGGCAACGAAGCGGCCGACCACGACCTCGAGCGCTTCGCGAAGCGCTTCGGCTGCACCGTGATCGACGCCTACGGCTCGACCGAGGGGGCGGTGTCGATCGCGCGCGTGCCGAACATGCCCGCGGGCGCGCTGGGCGTGGGGATTCCCGGCACCGTGATTCTGAGCTCGGAGACGGGCGCCGAAACAGCCGTCGCGCGCTTCGATGCGGCGGGCAAGCTGCTCAACGCGGACGAGGCGATCGGCGAGATCGCGAACGTGCAGAGCGCCGTCACGTTCGAGGGCTACTACAAGAACGACGAGGCGAACGCCGCGCGCGTCCGTAACAAGATCTACTGGACGGGCGATCTCGGCTATCGCGACGAGCAGGGCTTCATCTACTTCGCCGGCCGCGACTTCGACTGGCTGCGCGTCGACGGCGAGAACTTCGCCGCGGCCCCGGTCGAGCGAATTCTCACGCGCCATCCCGACATCGCGCTGGCGGCGGTGTACGGCGTGCCCGACGAAGAGGTCGGCGACGCGCTCATGGCGGCGCTGATCCTCCGCCCAGGCGCCGCGTTCGACCCCGAAGCGTTCTCGGCATTTCTCGCGCAGCAACCCGACCTCGGTACGAAGCAGGCGCCGCGCTACGTGCGCGTCGCGAGCGAGCTGCCGCAGACGCAGACGAACAAGATCTTGAAACGCGAGCTGCGCAAGCAGCGTTGGGAGTGCGCGGATCCTGTGTGGCTGCGCACAAAATCGGGCTACCGCGCGCTCACGAGCGCCGACGTCGCGGCGATTCGGGAGCGATTCGAAGCGCGCGGGCGCGCGAACGTGCTCGACGCCTGA
- a CDS encoding glycerophosphodiester phosphodiesterase family protein gives MGLRVFIALAIAGLALAARASEPAFSCFAHRGGIVRGIPENTFAAFRHALARGAHGVELYVRRSADGALVVMHDDTVQRTTNGRGLVARLTLAQLRGLDAGNGERVPTLAEAFALLAQERAAVLVDVKTRDVPLRDLLRIAHEHDAAHALILGVRDVDSLREAHVQSPRPRTLAFPKDARDAEPFARAGAAIIRLEPAWLRRDAQLAQRVRALGAEAWALMGGAPREEIEAMKVLGVTGVLTDRPELCGAAAP, from the coding sequence ATGGGTTTGCGCGTATTCATCGCCCTCGCGATCGCAGGCCTCGCGCTCGCCGCGCGCGCGAGCGAGCCCGCGTTCTCGTGCTTCGCACACCGCGGCGGCATCGTGCGCGGCATCCCCGAGAACACGTTCGCCGCGTTTCGCCACGCGCTCGCGCGCGGCGCACATGGCGTCGAGCTCTACGTGCGCAGGAGCGCAGACGGCGCGCTCGTGGTGATGCACGACGACACGGTGCAGCGCACCACGAACGGCCGCGGCCTCGTCGCGCGACTCACCCTTGCGCAGCTGCGCGGCCTCGACGCCGGCAACGGCGAGCGAGTGCCGACTTTGGCGGAGGCCTTTGCCCTGCTCGCGCAGGAGCGCGCCGCGGTGCTCGTCGACGTGAAGACGCGCGACGTACCGCTGCGCGACCTGCTGCGCATCGCGCACGAGCACGACGCTGCGCACGCGCTGATCCTCGGCGTGCGCGACGTCGACTCCCTGCGCGAGGCCCACGTGCAGTCGCCGCGACCGCGCACGCTCGCGTTTCCCAAAGACGCCCGCGACGCCGAGCCCTTCGCACGCGCCGGCGCCGCGATCATCCGCCTCGAGCCCGCCTGGCTGCGCCGCGACGCTCAGCTCGCGCAGCGCGTGCGCGCCCTCGGCGCCGAAGCGTGGGCGCTGATGGGCGGCGCGCCGCGCGAGGAGATCGAGGCGATGAAGGTGTTGGGCGTGACGGGCGTGCTGACGGATCGGCCGGAGCTGTGCGGCGCGGCGGCGCCCTGA
- a CDS encoding cytochrome-c peroxidase, translating into MRARMRLPFLAAALALAAASAFGRDFPAMPGEPPTPERAALGRLLFFDPVLSRDGSLSCAHCHRPDRGLADGLARARGFRGAVLQRNTPTLYNAAFKARLMWDRRASSLEEQVLLPLLAEDELNADPRELLAKLAAVPAYRAQFAAVFPGDANAISLANVARSLAAFERTLVSRASRYDRYARGEREALSASERNGLTLFRSLTTRCFECHRLPTFDAPLALSIGVPSGDLGVSAISGLSAQRGFFGVPTLRNVALTAPYMHDGSLATLEDVVAFYREGGGLAQGVPAARLHEFIRPIEMSDAEAADLVAFLRALTDESARPEVPERVPSGLPLLAP; encoded by the coding sequence ATGCGCGCACGCATGCGGCTCCCGTTCCTCGCAGCGGCCCTCGCGTTGGCTGCGGCGAGTGCGTTCGGCCGCGACTTCCCGGCGATGCCCGGCGAGCCGCCGACACCCGAGCGCGCCGCCCTCGGGCGCCTCTTGTTCTTCGATCCGGTGCTCTCGCGCGACGGCTCGCTCTCGTGCGCGCATTGCCATCGCCCCGATCGCGGGCTCGCGGACGGGCTCGCCAGAGCGCGCGGCTTTCGCGGCGCCGTGCTCCAGCGCAACACGCCCACGCTCTACAACGCCGCGTTCAAGGCGCGCCTGATGTGGGATCGCCGCGCGAGCTCGCTCGAGGAGCAGGTGTTGCTGCCCCTGCTCGCGGAGGACGAGCTGAACGCGGATCCGCGCGAGCTACTCGCGAAGCTCGCTGCGGTTCCTGCGTATCGCGCTCAGTTCGCGGCGGTGTTTCCGGGCGACGCGAACGCGATCTCGCTCGCGAACGTCGCGCGCTCGCTCGCGGCGTTCGAGCGCACGCTCGTCTCACGCGCGTCGCGCTACGACCGCTACGCGCGTGGCGAACGCGAGGCGCTGAGCGCGAGCGAGCGCAACGGGCTCACGCTGTTCCGCTCGCTCACGACGCGCTGCTTCGAGTGCCATCGTCTGCCCACGTTCGATGCGCCCCTCGCGCTCTCGATCGGCGTGCCATCGGGCGACCTCGGCGTGAGCGCGATCAGCGGGCTCTCTGCGCAGCGCGGCTTCTTCGGCGTGCCCACGCTGCGCAACGTCGCGCTCACGGCGCCGTACATGCACGACGGCTCGCTCGCGACGCTCGAAGACGTCGTCGCGTTCTATCGCGAAGGCGGCGGGCTCGCGCAGGGCGTGCCGGCGGCGCGGCTGCACGAGTTCATCCGCCCGATCGAGATGAGCGACGCGGAGGCGGCCGACCTGGTTGCGTTTCTGCGCGCGCTCACGGATGAATCTGCGCGCCCGGAGGTTCCCGAGCGCGTGCCGTCGGGGCTGCCGCTGCTCGCTCCCTAA
- a CDS encoding SLC13 family permease, with the protein MKPEAWFTLAVVTAMFVVMARGKASPATAILCAVIALLGVGIIEPAEAFAGFSNSAPITVAALYVLARAVEDSGALRPLVRAALGGGTHDIVRLLRLCVPSAAASAFLNNTPIVAMLIRPVSEWAERNGRSASRYLMPLSFAVILGGVVTTIGTSTNLVVSGLLEKSGRAPFGLFEITHVGLPVAIVGLIVVALTAGRLLPERNPPRSGFEDPGRDFSVRMVVETGGPLDGRTVEEAGLRHLEGVFLVEIERDGEPIAPVAPTTVLREGDHLLFVGQARLILDLQNIDGLDSAERVHMASVEAPSRHIVEVVVGRESPLLGQTPKEMGFRERYQAAIVAIHREGQPLIAKLGQVKLRTGDTLLLLTDPGFRERWRGRPDFLVINPLDGEAEEPKIQRGRAAWVGIVAFAVVGLAGSGVLPILQASLLAAVVLVATRALSAGAARDSVEIDVLIVIAASFGLGAAIEQSGLAASLGSGIIDAFSGYGWRVVLLGIVIATVALSEFISNNAAAALMFPIGMATAQQLGADERAFAIAIAVSASNSFLTPIGYQTNTMVYGPGGYRFGDYVRLGLPLTIASVVACVLTA; encoded by the coding sequence ATGAAGCCCGAAGCTTGGTTCACGCTCGCAGTCGTCACGGCGATGTTCGTCGTCATGGCGCGCGGCAAGGCGTCGCCCGCGACCGCGATCTTGTGCGCGGTGATCGCGCTGCTCGGCGTCGGCATCATCGAGCCGGCCGAAGCGTTCGCCGGCTTTTCGAACTCCGCACCGATCACGGTGGCCGCGCTCTACGTGCTCGCGCGCGCGGTCGAGGACTCGGGCGCGCTGCGGCCCCTCGTGCGCGCTGCGCTCGGCGGCGGCACGCACGACATCGTGCGCTTGTTGCGACTGTGCGTGCCCTCGGCCGCCGCGTCGGCGTTCCTCAACAACACGCCCATCGTGGCGATGCTGATCCGCCCCGTCTCCGAGTGGGCGGAGCGAAACGGGCGCTCCGCATCGCGCTACCTGATGCCCCTCTCCTTCGCGGTGATCCTCGGCGGCGTCGTCACCACGATCGGCACCTCCACGAACCTGGTCGTCTCGGGCCTGCTCGAGAAGAGCGGGCGCGCGCCATTCGGGCTGTTCGAGATCACCCACGTCGGCCTGCCCGTGGCGATCGTCGGGTTGATCGTGGTCGCTCTGACCGCGGGCCGCTTGCTTCCCGAGCGCAATCCGCCGCGCAGCGGCTTCGAGGATCCGGGCCGCGACTTCTCCGTGCGCATGGTGGTCGAAACGGGCGGGCCCCTCGATGGCCGCACGGTCGAGGAGGCAGGCCTGCGCCACCTGGAGGGCGTGTTCCTCGTCGAGATCGAGCGCGACGGAGAGCCGATCGCACCCGTCGCTCCGACGACGGTGCTGCGCGAAGGCGACCACCTGCTGTTCGTCGGGCAGGCGCGCTTGATCCTCGATCTCCAGAACATCGACGGCCTCGACTCCGCCGAGCGCGTGCACATGGCGAGCGTCGAGGCGCCGTCGCGCCACATCGTCGAGGTCGTGGTCGGGCGCGAGTCGCCGCTGCTCGGGCAGACGCCGAAAGAGATGGGGTTCCGCGAGCGCTATCAGGCCGCGATCGTCGCGATTCACCGCGAGGGTCAGCCGCTGATCGCCAAGCTCGGCCAAGTGAAGCTGCGCACGGGCGACACCTTGTTGCTGCTGACCGATCCGGGCTTTCGCGAGCGCTGGCGTGGCCGTCCCGACTTCCTCGTGATCAATCCGCTCGATGGCGAAGCGGAGGAGCCCAAGATTCAGCGCGGCAGGGCCGCGTGGGTGGGGATCGTCGCGTTCGCGGTCGTCGGCCTCGCTGGCAGCGGCGTGCTGCCGATCCTCCAGGCTTCGCTGTTGGCCGCGGTCGTGCTCGTGGCGACGCGCGCGCTCAGCGCCGGCGCCGCGCGCGACTCCGTCGAGATCGACGTGCTGATCGTGATCGCGGCGTCGTTCGGGCTCGGCGCTGCGATCGAGCAGTCCGGCCTCGCGGCGTCGCTCGGCAGCGGAATCATCGACGCGTTCTCGGGCTACGGCTGGCGCGTCGTGCTGCTCGGCATCGTGATCGCGACCGTCGCGCTCTCCGAGTTCATCAGCAACAACGCGGCCGCCGCGCTGATGTTCCCGATCGGCATGGCGACCGCGCAGCAGCTGGGCGCCGACGAGCGCGCCTTCGCCATCGCGATCGCCGTGAGCGCGTCGAACTCTTTCCTCACGCCGATCGGCTACCAGACCAACACGATGGTCTACGGCCCGGGCGGCTACCGCTTCGGCGACTACGTGCGCCTCGGCCTGCCGCTGACGATCGCGTCGGTCGTCGCGTGCGTGCTGACCGCGTGA
- a CDS encoding PQQ-dependent dehydrogenase, methanol/ethanol family has protein sequence MFRAALALAIASLAAFAHAQPTSRVVDDARLAAAERDAANWLAHGRTWSEQRYSPLAQIHEKNVAQLKPAWVYATGETRGHEATPIVVDGVMFVTLPWSIVVALDAATGRELWRHDPEVPRAWGRFACCDVVNRGAAVYQGRVYVGTIDGRLVALDAKTGARVWAVNTIDRTKPYTITGAPRAMRGLVIIGNGGAEFGVRGYVSAYDAETGALRWRFYTVPAAPDRPREHKELELAAKTWSASSLWESGLGGTVWDSLAFDPELDLVYVGVGNASPYPREIRSPGGGDNLFLASILALRIGTGELAWHYQTTPGENWDFTATQHMILADLALGGRTRKVLMQAPKNGFFYVLDRATGELLSADKYVAVNWASHVDLTTGRPVETGLGEWKKTRFMRPGPAGGHNWHPMAFHPGTGLVYIPTYAIAYPFHRDKQFKQTPRRFNTGEDFARMQKRVDGFERSLRFCAPTRLVAWDPVKRERVWKIEHTSEMHGGTLATAGNLVFHGTGGDSTLAAYRATDGELLWEAQAPTAVLAAPVSYAVKGEQYVAVVIGAGGSAGLNFSLVPYENAGYVAAFKLGGKAALPPRKLRAPGIVDAPPATASAADIERGRVLYHQWCMFCHGIGTKSGGLLPDLRFAKRDVYAQWQDIVIAGVRADRGMPSFADSLSREDAELIRAYVISQAHREPTLLESAGEWLYEQGACVPARWVAD, from the coding sequence ATGTTTCGCGCCGCGCTCGCACTCGCCATCGCCTCGCTCGCCGCGTTCGCGCACGCGCAGCCCACGTCGCGAGTCGTCGACGACGCGCGCCTCGCCGCCGCCGAGCGCGACGCCGCGAACTGGCTCGCGCACGGGCGCACCTGGAGCGAGCAGCGCTACAGCCCGCTCGCGCAGATCCACGAGAAGAACGTCGCGCAGCTGAAGCCGGCCTGGGTCTACGCGACGGGCGAGACGCGCGGCCACGAAGCGACGCCGATCGTCGTGGACGGCGTGATGTTCGTGACGCTGCCGTGGAGCATCGTGGTCGCGCTCGATGCGGCGACCGGCCGCGAGCTGTGGCGCCACGATCCCGAGGTGCCGCGCGCGTGGGGGCGCTTCGCGTGCTGCGACGTCGTGAATCGCGGCGCGGCGGTTTATCAGGGACGCGTGTACGTGGGGACGATCGACGGCCGGCTCGTTGCGCTCGACGCGAAGACGGGCGCGCGCGTGTGGGCCGTGAACACGATCGATCGCACAAAGCCGTACACGATCACCGGCGCGCCGCGCGCCATGCGCGGGCTCGTGATCATCGGCAACGGCGGCGCCGAGTTCGGCGTGCGCGGCTACGTCTCGGCCTACGACGCCGAGACCGGCGCGCTGCGCTGGCGCTTCTACACCGTGCCCGCGGCTCCAGACCGGCCGCGCGAGCACAAAGAGCTCGAGCTCGCGGCGAAGACTTGGTCCGCGAGCTCGCTCTGGGAGTCGGGGCTCGGCGGCACGGTGTGGGACTCGCTCGCCTTCGATCCCGAGCTCGACCTCGTCTACGTCGGCGTCGGCAACGCGAGCCCGTATCCGCGCGAGATCCGCAGCCCCGGCGGCGGCGACAACCTGTTCCTCGCCTCGATCCTCGCGCTGCGGATCGGCACGGGCGAGCTCGCGTGGCACTACCAGACCACGCCCGGCGAGAACTGGGACTTCACCGCGACGCAGCACATGATCCTCGCGGACCTCGCGCTCGGCGGGCGCACGCGCAAAGTCCTGATGCAGGCGCCCAAGAACGGCTTCTTCTACGTGCTCGACCGCGCGACGGGCGAGCTGCTCTCGGCGGACAAGTACGTCGCGGTGAACTGGGCCAGCCACGTCGACCTAACAACCGGGCGGCCCGTGGAGACGGGCCTCGGCGAGTGGAAGAAGACGCGCTTCATGCGGCCCGGTCCCGCGGGCGGCCACAACTGGCACCCGATGGCGTTTCATCCGGGCACGGGCCTCGTCTACATCCCCACCTACGCGATCGCGTACCCGTTCCATCGCGACAAGCAGTTCAAGCAGACGCCGCGCCGCTTCAACACCGGCGAAGACTTCGCACGCATGCAGAAGCGCGTCGACGGCTTCGAGCGCTCGCTGCGCTTTTGCGCACCGACGCGACTCGTCGCGTGGGATCCCGTGAAGCGCGAGCGCGTGTGGAAGATCGAGCACACCTCCGAGATGCACGGCGGCACGCTCGCGACTGCCGGCAACCTCGTGTTCCACGGCACCGGCGGGGACTCCACGCTCGCCGCCTACCGCGCTACGGACGGCGAGCTGTTATGGGAGGCGCAGGCGCCGACCGCCGTGCTCGCAGCGCCCGTGAGCTACGCGGTGAAGGGCGAGCAGTACGTCGCAGTCGTGATCGGCGCGGGCGGCTCGGCGGGGCTCAACTTCTCGCTCGTGCCCTACGAGAACGCGGGCTACGTGGCGGCGTTCAAGCTCGGCGGCAAAGCCGCGCTACCGCCGCGCAAGCTGCGCGCGCCGGGCATCGTCGACGCGCCGCCCGCGACCGCGAGCGCCGCCGACATCGAGCGCGGCCGCGTGCTCTACCACCAGTGGTGCATGTTCTGTCACGGCATCGGCACCAAGAGCGGCGGCTTGCTGCCTGATCTGCGCTTCGCGAAGCGCGACGTCTACGCGCAGTGGCAGGACATCGTGATCGCCGGCGTTCGCGCCGATCGCGGCATGCCGAGCTTCGCCGACTCGCTCTCGCGCGAAGACGCCGAGCTGATCCGCGCCTACGTCATCTCCCAAGCGCATCGCGAGCCCACTCTGCTCGAGAGCGCAGGCGAGTGGCTCTACGAGCAAGGCGCCTGCGTGCCGGCGCGGTGGGTAGCGGATTGA
- a CDS encoding nuclear transport factor 2 family protein encodes MPNAQRAHAFAEEWVAAWNAHDLERILSHYTEDVSLTSPVVVQLLGDPAGTVRVKAALRAYFRRGLEAYPQLRFVPERVAWGLASLVIVYVNQRGTRTAEFMELAADGRVSRVVANYDG; translated from the coding sequence ATGCCGAACGCGCAGCGCGCGCACGCGTTCGCGGAGGAATGGGTCGCGGCGTGGAACGCGCACGACCTCGAGCGAATCCTGTCCCACTACACCGAGGACGTGTCGCTGACCTCGCCCGTCGTCGTGCAGCTGCTCGGGGATCCGGCGGGGACCGTGCGCGTCAAGGCCGCGCTGCGCGCGTACTTTCGGCGCGGGCTCGAGGCGTACCCGCAGCTGCGCTTCGTGCCGGAGCGCGTCGCGTGGGGGCTCGCGAGCCTCGTGATCGTGTACGTGAACCAGCGCGGCACGCGCACCGCGGAGTTCATGGAGCTCGCAGCGGACGGGCGCGTGAGTCGAGTCGTCGCGAACTACGACGGCTGA
- a CDS encoding right-handed parallel beta-helix repeat-containing protein produces MTSRIRCASLTLLCGLFTLPALAETIRVRAGESIQRAIEKAPPGSVIEVEAGTYHEALVVDTAGITLRGLVSGAKRPVLDGKGKLNDGVIASGSPFTMSGFAVQHYKGNGVTTQQVDGVTLTDLVIDDTGLYGVYPIQSRNIEITHCSVTRISDAGIYVGESERAVVAYNAVFGNVAGIEIENTNDADVHDNVAYDNTAGILVFVLPGKVLKEAKRNRVHHNWVLHNNTPNFGDPDAIVGQLPYGMGILVMGADDTVVEDNWVRGNHSSGIGVIRLAREESAKDPELEPLADGTRVLFNYAVGNGTKPHPTIEKRYGGGLDFAWDGTGKGNCVSLPDSSLRRGVPLGPCRNASGARRDESAGGRRSAAALPERRTLAAPPSAHHASALDALFVASDAPPPDLSGADAVVHIRAMSYQPKHLRVKRGATVAWVNDDLAVHTVTSGHERTPTFAPLQSPVMTRGQVFRHAFHEAGRFEYLCLPHMDQLPMREATVTVE; encoded by the coding sequence ATGACCTCGCGGATTCGATGCGCCTCACTCACGTTGCTGTGCGGGCTCTTCACGCTGCCTGCACTCGCGGAGACGATTCGCGTGCGCGCGGGCGAGTCGATCCAGAGGGCGATCGAGAAGGCGCCGCCGGGCAGCGTGATCGAGGTGGAGGCGGGCACGTACCACGAGGCGCTCGTCGTCGACACGGCGGGCATCACGCTGCGCGGCCTCGTGAGCGGCGCAAAGCGGCCCGTGCTCGACGGCAAGGGCAAGCTGAACGACGGGGTGATCGCGTCGGGCAGCCCGTTCACGATGAGCGGCTTCGCGGTCCAGCACTACAAAGGCAACGGCGTCACGACGCAGCAGGTCGACGGCGTCACGCTCACGGATCTCGTGATCGACGACACCGGGCTCTACGGCGTGTACCCGATCCAGTCGCGCAACATCGAGATCACGCACTGCTCGGTCACGCGCATCAGCGACGCGGGCATCTACGTGGGCGAGTCCGAGCGCGCGGTCGTCGCCTACAACGCCGTGTTCGGGAACGTCGCCGGCATCGAGATCGAGAACACCAACGACGCCGACGTGCACGACAACGTCGCCTACGACAACACCGCGGGGATTCTCGTGTTCGTGCTGCCCGGCAAGGTGCTGAAGGAGGCGAAGCGCAATCGCGTGCACCACAACTGGGTGCTCCACAACAACACGCCGAACTTCGGGGACCCCGACGCGATCGTGGGTCAGCTGCCGTACGGCATGGGCATTCTCGTGATGGGCGCCGACGACACCGTGGTCGAGGACAACTGGGTGCGCGGCAATCACTCCTCGGGAATCGGCGTGATCCGTCTCGCGCGCGAGGAGAGCGCGAAGGACCCAGAGCTCGAGCCGCTGGCCGACGGCACGCGCGTGCTCTTCAACTACGCCGTCGGCAACGGCACGAAGCCGCACCCCACGATCGAGAAGCGCTACGGCGGCGGGCTCGACTTCGCGTGGGACGGCACCGGCAAAGGCAATTGCGTCTCGCTGCCTGATTCGTCGCTTCGCCGCGGCGTTCCGCTCGGGCCCTGCCGCAACGCTTCAGGAGCGCGCCGCGACGAGAGCGCAGGAGGCCGTCGCAGCGCCGCGGCGCTGCCCGAGCGACGGACCCTCGCGGCGCCGCCATCCGCGCACCACGCTTCCGCCCTCGACGCGCTCTTCGTCGCGAGCGATGCGCCGCCGCCGGATCTGTCGGGTGCTGACGCGGTGGTTCACATCCGCGCGATGTCGTATCAGCCGAAGCACCTGCGCGTGAAGCGCGGCGCGACGGTGGCGTGGGTGAACGACGATCTCGCCGTGCACACGGTCACGAGCGGCCACGAGCGCACGCCCACCTTCGCGCCGCTGCAGTCGCCCGTGATGACTCGCGGGCAGGTGTTTCGGCACGCCTTCCACGAGGCGGGGCGCTTCGAGTACCTGTGCCTCCCGCACATGGATCAGCTGCCGATGCGCGAGGCCACGGTCACGGTCGAGTAG
- a CDS encoding methyltransferase domain-containing protein, whose protein sequence is MSAPLASSDPSHPHFIPEPTYDLFYETFAPIWRWALRERETRQVLIERLAIGPGHHVLDVGCGRGETTVMVKVHEPNAHVYGIDPSPARLSRAIGRAQHAGYRVQFYRGPSTLLPFRSTSIDRVISIFRMHTLTRAQKLVVMREAHRLLYREGSIHILDFGPQHSRWGNALARIYNRKGTADDNLSGEMPRLLHHAGFVDPAEIARVPTAAGNLCVWEAFRT, encoded by the coding sequence ATGAGCGCGCCCCTCGCAAGCTCGGATCCGAGCCATCCCCACTTCATTCCCGAGCCCACCTACGACCTCTTCTACGAGACGTTCGCGCCGATTTGGCGGTGGGCGTTGCGGGAGCGCGAGACGCGGCAGGTGTTGATCGAGCGGCTCGCGATCGGGCCGGGGCATCACGTGCTCGACGTCGGCTGCGGGCGCGGCGAGACCACGGTGATGGTCAAGGTGCACGAGCCGAATGCGCACGTGTACGGCATCGATCCGAGCCCCGCGCGCCTCTCGCGCGCGATCGGGCGCGCGCAGCACGCGGGCTATCGCGTGCAGTTCTATCGCGGCCCGAGCACGCTCTTGCCGTTCCGCTCCACGAGCATCGACCGCGTGATCTCGATCTTCCGCATGCACACGCTCACGCGCGCGCAGAAGCTCGTGGTGATGCGCGAGGCGCATCGTTTGCTCTACCGCGAGGGCTCGATCCACATCCTCGACTTCGGTCCGCAGCACTCGCGCTGGGGCAACGCGCTCGCGCGCATCTACAACCGCAAAGGCACCGCCGACGACAACCTGAGCGGCGAGATGCCGCGGCTGCTGCACCACGCGGGCTTCGTCGATCCCGCGGAGATCGCCCGCGTGCCCACGGCGGCTGGCAACCTGTGCGTGTGGGAAGCGTTTCGTACCTGA
- a CDS encoding DUF2277 domain-containing protein, whose protein sequence is MCRNIRTLFNFEPPVTHDEIHAASLQFVRKLSGMNKPSRANAAAFERAVEQTAHVAHELLHALETTAPPRDREIEAQRARERSAARFGKRGAVGA, encoded by the coding sequence ATGTGCCGCAACATCCGCACGCTGTTCAACTTCGAGCCGCCCGTCACGCACGACGAGATCCACGCCGCGTCGCTGCAGTTCGTGCGCAAGCTCTCGGGCATGAACAAGCCCTCGCGCGCGAACGCGGCGGCGTTCGAGCGCGCGGTGGAGCAAACCGCGCACGTCGCGCACGAGCTGCTGCACGCGCTCGAGACGACGGCGCCGCCGCGCGACCGCGAGATCGAGGCGCAGCGCGCGCGCGAGCGCAGCGCGGCGCGCTTCGGCAAGCGCGGAGCGGTGGGGGCGTGA